AAGGATTCACTCAAAAAAATATTGAAAATCAACATCTTTTGTGGGTTCGCTATAATCTTAAACTGAAGATAAGTGAGACCTACCAAATTCAACAAGAACTTGAAGAACGTACTTATTGGTATCCTTGGCGGCAACATCAAATAGTAGCTAGAACACATGTATTAAGGTCTTTTGGTAATGATTGGAAAGCTGGGGTTGCGTTTACCTATTCTGAACAATCACTTCCCAATAATCCAAATATAAAAAGTTCTGAAAATGTTGGCGAATTACGACCGCAAATAGAAATTTATAACCGACAAGCCTTAATGCTAAAACTAGATTTAGAACATCGTTTTTGGACTGAATTTAGATTTTTTGAACAATCTGATGGAGCATTCGATTTTACAAATGTAAGAATGCGTTATAGATTAGAACTTCAATATAAAGTTGATAAAAAAGTATCTTTAAAAGTGTTTGATGAAATTCACTTAAACATCGGAAATAAGATTACCTATAATGTGTTTGACCAAAACCGCTATGGCGGCAGTATTCAGTATATGCCTATAAAAGATTTAGGGGTGGAGCTTGGGTATTTAAATTGGTTTCAACAAAGACAATCAGGTGTCGATTTTTATAACCGAAATATTGTCCGTTTCACAATTCATCAAAATATCAATTTTAAAGCGAAAGTATAATGTCAGAATTATTTAATGTTTTAACCATCCCATTTCTTTTGGCTATGTTTTTGGCAGTTACAATGGGTGGTAGCGGTACAGCACCTGCATTTTCAGCAGCTTATGGTGCCAATGTTATAAAACAAAGTTTAATACCTGGTTTATTTGGTGTCATGGTTTTAGCAGGCGCGTTAATAGCCGGAAAACAAGTGTCTTTAACTTTAGGGAACGGGCTATTAGATCAATCGTTTTTTACACCTTTTAATACATCCATTATATTATTATCAGTTGGGTTGTCGTTACTAATTGCTAATTTAATAGGCGTACCGCAATCTACCAGTCAGTCTACGGTGTTGTCAATCGCTGGGGCTGCTACTGCTTTAGATAGTTTAAATACTCATAAATTATTTTTTGAAATTATTCCATTCTGGATCATCCTTCCCATTATTTCATTTGCTATTATGTTATTACTTGCAAAGTGGGTTTTTCCTTTTATAAAGAGAAAACATAATACCTATGATTACACACCTATTAATCAAAGTAAAGGATTGAAAGTATTACTCGTTTTATCATCATTATATGTCGCTTTTTCAATTGGAGCTAATAACGTAGCAAATGCAGCCGCACCCATTGCATCTTTAACTGCAAACGAAATAGGGCAAGACAGTATTAAAAATTTTGTTCCAATAATTATTCTATCGGTTTTAATTGTAGCGCCTTGTTTTGCTATTGGAAGTTCACTTTTAGGTCACAAAGTAACTCAAAAAACAGGAAAAGAAATTATTGAAGTCACACCCTTCTACGGTACCATTATAGCTGTAATTGTGGCTAGTTTACTTATTATAGCATCGGTTACTAAAGGCATTCCCACATCGTTAGTACAATTAAACGGAGGTGCTTTTATTGCATTAAGCATCAGTAAAAAAGGTGTGAAAAATACTTTTAAAAATAAAACAGTGAGACGCTTTTTCATTGTTTGGAGTATTGCTCCAGTGTTTTCATATTTATTAACCTATGTTTTGATAAATTTATTTAAATAATAGTCAATTAATTTAAATATTAATGTGTCAGTATGTCTTATAATAGATTTATTTTATGGTGTCAATCAAAAACAAACAGATGTTTTTATTCTGTGAAAATCTGCGAAATCAGTGAAATAATTTTACAATTCACTATTTTTTATTATCCCGCTGATTTTTTCATCTTCATGGCAGAAAACGCATATGTAGAAATAAATAATTAAGTATTTAAAAATCATATAATTAAAGTATTTCTTTTAAATAAAATTAATTGCCCTTTATTTAGATTACATTCGCTTAAAATTAATGTCTATAGAATCTAAAGTAAGGCAGATTGAACAACTGTTTGAACGTCTTGATATTGAAATTTCTAAATTTCAAACCGAAACCAATTTACATTGTATAGCAGGTTGTGGTAAATGTTGTACCAAACCCGATATAGACGCATCTCCTTTAGAATTTTTACCCTATGCGTTTCATCTTTTTTTAAATGGAGAAGCAGAAAAAACACTTATAGAATTACAGAATACTACTAAAACGGTTTGTCATATCTACCAACCTCTGTCAGTACTTAATAGTCTTGATGGACGCTGCGGGAACTACCAATACCGAGGTCTTATATGTCGTCTTTTTGGCTATGCCTCAAGTAGAGATAAATATGGAAAACTTAGGTTGGCAACTTGTAGCATTATTAAAGAAAACCAAAGTAAAAACTATGAAGAAGCTAAAGAAGCCATTAGCCAAGGTCTTTATGTACCTATTTTCACAGATTATTACATGCAACTTAATCAGATTGATTTTCATCTTGGTAATACCATTTTACCAATCAATAAAGCATTAAAAGTTGCTATTGAAGAGGTCTTAAATTATTATATATATAGACCATTACCTAACGGATATAAAAATGCTTCATAAATATTTTTTATCAGATCGTTTTTTTTCTAAGAATTTAATTAGAAAATAAAAACAGATTACCACCTAAATTTATGAGAAAAGTACCTTTACGTCGAGATAAAACCTGCCTTAACTGTAATTATTCGGTTAAGGAACGCTATTGTCCAAATTGTGGACAAGAAAACACAGAAAGTCGTAAAAGTTTTCATCACATATTCGGTCATTTTTTTAAAGATTTTACTCATTATGATAATGCGTTTTGGCGAACCATTTATAATTTGTTATTCAAACCTGCGGCTTTATCTAAAGCCTATATGTCTGGTAAACGTTTATATTATTTGAATCCCATTCGACTTTATATTTTTATTAGTTTTATTACCTTTTTTATAATTTCAGTGTTTCCCAATGAAACTGCTGAAATTAAAATAGCATTAAACAAAAAAACTACAGAAGAGTCCCATTTTCCCTCCATAGATTCATTACACATTGAGGCGAGAGGTATTGATGGCTTAACCAAAATGGGAGTAATTTCTCAAGAAAGTAATGACTCCATTAAAAAGCTACTTAAGGAAACGAATGAAATTAATTCAAAAGGTATTATAAACTTGGGTTATAAAGATATTGATGAACTAGATTCCTTGCAAAAAAGTGGTGCTAAAAACATAAAACTTAACTCCATCAAAAATTACTTTCTTAAAAAATGGCTTACTGTAGAAGAGGAGCATACCGAAAAGGAGATATTTACTAAATTTTCAGAATCTTTTAGTCATAATTTCCCAAAGGTATTGTTTATTTATATGCCCATATTTGCTTTAATTCTATGGGTTTTTAATAATAAGAAAAAGTATTATTATTTTGATCATGCTATATTCACGCTTCACTATTTTTCATTTTTGCTCATCATGATATTGGTACTATTTTTTATAGACAAATTAAAACCATTATTAAACACATCTCCAGTCTTGGGGTGGGTTCATTTTGGTTTAAAAACCTTGGGCATTTTATTTATGTTTTATTATTTCTTTCCAGCACATCGACTTTTCTATAAAGATAAATTTTTCCTTTCTTTTGTAAAAAGTGCTTCGGTGTATGTAATTAACCTGTTGGTTTTTAATGTTATTTTAGTGTTGTTTAGTTTGTTCACTTATTTGAGTTTGGAGTAGATTTAGAATTAGTTGCCATTTTTGTTCACACTTCATATTAAATAATTTATAAATTTAGTGGTGTTTTTTAGACTTGACCTTATAGAAAAAAATTAACATTAGATATAAAATATTAAAACGATTTCATATCAAGGCGTTAAACGAATCCTCCAGTGAAATTTCTACCTTCCTCAATAAACTCCAAAACAATCACTTATTTTAAAAATCTAAATTGGTTAAACACCACATTGACAGCTCTAATCTCAATAACTAAAACAGAATGATTATTTTATTGTGTAACTAATAATTCCATCACTTTTTTCATTCCAATAGTAGCGTTTTTCGCGATAACTGTTATGTTGTTTTTGCTTTCCATGGCCGGCTTAGGATCTATAAAATAAGTAGGTGTATTTTTTGGGACGTAATGCATCAAACCAGCAGCAGGATATACTTGCATAGAAGTGCCAATAATAAGAAGTGTGTCGGCAGTTTTGCAAATTTCAATAGCGTTTTCAATCATGGGTACATCTTCACCAAACCAAACAATATGCGGGCGCAATTGATGTCCATTAGGGCAGGTGTCTCCTAAGTTAATATCTGTTTTACAATCAAAAAAAGTATAAGCATCCACAATGTTTCTCGATTTTAGCAATTCACCGTGTAAATGAATCACGTTGGTGCTGCCAGCACGTTCGTGTAAATCGTCTACATTTTGGGTAATAATGCTTACTTTAAAATGTGTTTCAAGTCCTGCCAAATCAAAATGTGCAGAATTTGGTTCTACTTCAAATAATTGTTTGCGACGTTGATTGTAAAAATCTAATACCAATTTAGGATTTGTCTCAAAACCTTCGGGAGTGGCTACTTCCATAACATCATGCCCTTCCCACAAACCATCGGCGTCTCTAAAGGTTTTAATACCGCTTTCGGCACTTATGCCTGCGCCTGTAAGTACAACTATGTGTTTCATGTGTTTATAAATTATTTGCTTTTTTATTCGTCGTATGGTGCTTCTATATAATGATTCTTAGGGTGTCGAGGGTTCGTTATGGAAGGTTCATGATAATAAAAATAACAAATTTCACGTTATTGCGAAGAGGCACGACGAAGCAATCTGTTTATTTGGATTTGAATTAAATTTTTAGTTTCGATTTATGAGATTGCTTCGTACCTCGCAATGACGTATGGATTTTAGCTTGTTGCTGCGATTAATTTGCGTTAGGGATTGTAGCGGCATCCTTTTTGAGGCACGAAAAAAGATATAGCGAAAAGCCCGACCCTTGTGGTAACGCCCAAATACTTCAATTTATAAGATTACTTCGGTTTTTCTTCCTTATAAATGTCGAAATGTTTGTTATTTTTGAAACATGACAGATCTAAAACTCTTAGAACATTTAGAGACCTTTTTAACCGACTCACGCAAGGGAAAATTTACTAAAGTATTAGCACAACGTACCAAGCATTTTACGGTTGCTACCGAAGATGTGTATCAGTTACACAACACAAGTGCCGTAATGCGCAGTTGCGACGTGTTTGGTATACAAGAAGTAAATATAGTTGAAGAGCAAAACTCGAAACACATTGATAGAGAAATTGCCATGGGCTCCCAAAAATGGGTGGACTTAAATAGGTTTCAAACGGTGAAAGATTGTATTGCCGATTTAAAACAAAAGGGCTATCAAATAGTAGCTACCACGCCACATACAAATGATTGCGAGTTGCACGATTTTGATGTAACCAAAAAATCTTGTTTTTTCTTTGGAAGAGAAACAGAAGGTTTATCGGAAGAGGTTTTAAAGGCTGCTGATTGCTATTTAAAAATACCTATGGTTGGTTTTACCGAAAGTTTAAATATATCAGTAAGTGCTGCTATTATTTTACAGCATGTTACCACTAAACTAAAGCAAACATCTATTAATTGGGAACTAACGGAGAATGAATTGCTAGAAAAGCGTTTAGATTGGATAAAGAAAACGATTAAAAGTTATGATGAAATTGTAGAGAGGTACTACAAAAAAGAGTCCTCTTAATCCTTTAAATTTTTTACTTGAAAGTGTGTTAATGTTTTGTTTTCTCTTTTTCGAACTCAGATATAACAATTAAAAATTCTTCACTACAAGTAAATAATTTATCTAAAAGAAGAAAGTTGTTTTCTTTTAAAAGAAGCTTATTATCGATGTTTTTGTTTTCGCAATAATCAAAAAACAATGGGATGTATGCCTTTGGTATTTTTAAATCATTTTTTAGAAGGTTGTCATTCAAAAATTCCTGTTTAGCAAATAAAGAATCTAAGGCTTTGTGAGTTATTGGTACAATAGAAATTGTTTTTGATTTATTGTTATTCTTGAAAAGTTTACCAATAAGTGATGCTATTTTAATAAAATCAAGATTGCCGCTAGGTGGAGGACTGTATAAATGTGGATTATTTTTGATGTCATTTTTTATTTGAAGCCCTATATCAGCGGTATAACTTTCGGCACTAAATGTTTTTTGAGTTTTATCCATAAGTAATACTTCATCGAGGTCATTCACGATTTTTATGAGTTCTATAACGATTTTATTTTCAAAAGATTTTTCATTCAACAATACATCCTTTTCTTTGTGAAAAAGAGAGGTGAATTTTAATGTGTCATTAATAGAGGCATCAATAGAAAAATCGCCATATTCATTAGTGTAAGTAAAAATGTTTTTATTTGTATTTAAAATTTTAGCGCCCTTTACAGAAGATTCATTATCATAAATTTTACCAATAATTTGTTGCGATATGACAAAATTTGGAATAAGTATTAAAACAGATATAACTATTAATTTATACATAGAACAAACAATGGTTAGTATAACAAGTTGTTTGTAAATTTAATAAACCAAATAGTTTGTAAGTTGTTATTTATGAGAGTTTAACATACTAGTTAACTATAATTTATGATACAAAATGAGGAAGCATTTGCTTCCTCTTTTATTTAAATTTATTTTCTTCATTCTACCTTCGACTTCTATTTAAAACCTTGTATTCTTCATAGCATTCACTTATGGCGTCTAGTATTTGAAGATCGTTTGCAGTTTGTATAAAACCTTTGGTGTAATTACATTGACTCACAATTTCATCTAAATCGATCCTATCTACTTGTAGTAAGGCCATAAGCATTTCTCTATCAAAACGAGAAGCTAAAAGGTTTCTAATCTCATCATCTTCCTTCATCTTTTTTAGCTTACGCATTTCATTTGGGTTCTTACCAAACATACGATGTAGAAAATCGGCCGGATTAAATATAGACCCAATAATTTTTGTAATAGTTGATGATTTTCCAGCTTCATAGCCGCTAGATAAACCTGAAATACTGTAACGATAATTATTGTTAATTATAGGAACTTGTTTGATATCTACTTCTAAGTACCCAGTTAATTTTAATTGGTTTACAACCACGGTCTCAAGTGCTAATGCTAATTCTGTAAGTTCAATTTTAGAGCTACCAAATCTTAACCAGTCGTTAGTAACACGTACTTTTATAGATTTAAAGCCTAAATAAGATAAATGCAATGTGTCGTTCACTTTAGCAACGATTTGGAAATTACCCTCGCTATTAGTAGACGTTCCCTTTACCTGATTAAGGTTAACAATATTCACATTTTCAAGCGGTTCTCCATTAGATGAGTTTACAATAACTCCCATAACACTATTTATTTCTTGAGTTATTGCCGTAGCAGAAACAAATAAACATATAAAAAGGAGTAGGTGATTCTTCATGTAATTGATTAGTTAACGTAAATGTGGTTATAAAAGTACTAAACGAAACACTAATAATGAATTTCTAGGTTTTATTTTGACTTAAAATTAACAAAAACGTTTAATTAACGTCTAGAGCGTCTCGGTCTTGAAACTCCAGAATCACTTGGTTTAGAGTCGCTCCCTGAACGTCTTGCCGATCTGTTTGGTGCTGAACCGGCCGATTTAAAATCGCCACCAGAACGTCTTGGTCTTGATTCATCGCCACCACGTCTTTCACCTCTGTTTCCAGAATCCCCTCTAGAACTAGAGCGTCTTTCACTACCTTTTCTATCATCACGTCTTCCGCCACTACGTCTGTCGTTGCGTCTTCCACCACCACCGCGGTTTTCAGAAACTTCAACATTTACAAAACGTCCGTTGTGTTTATAATCTGTAAAGAAAGCTAATATTTTATCTTTTAATTCATTTTCAGTATTAAAGAAAGAGAAGCTCTCTTTTACTTCCACTTTAAACACATCGTCTCTACCAAGTTCTAAAACTTCTTTTAAGAAATCTTTTAACTGCATCCAATCGAAACCATCTTTACTACCAACGTTGATAAAGTAACGGGTGGAATCTGAACTTCCTCCAAAATCGCGACCGCCATCACGTCCACTATCTCTATCTCGGATATCACCCTCTGAAACATTTAGGTTTTTAGATTTTTGGTAATAGTTGAAGAAACGTGAAAATTCAACCGAAAAGAATTTTTTAATTAATTCTTCTTTTGATGTTTCTTCAAACAATTCGTTAATACTGGTTAGATATTTGTCTATTTCGTGGTTAACTTCTGTATGGTGAATTTTATTAGCAAGCGACATAAGTTGCACTTCGCATATTGCCATGCCATTTGGAATGTCTTTTTTCTCAAAAGCTTTATTAATAATGCGTTCAATACTTTTTATTTTACGTACTTCACTTTTAGAAACGATTACCATGGAAACTCCTGTTTTTCCGGCACGACCTGTACGACCAGAACGGTGCGTATACGTTTCAATTTCATCAGGAAGTTGGTAGTTTATTACGTGAGTAATATCATCTACATCAATACCACGAGCAGCCACATCAGTCGCTACAAGCATTTGAATTTGCTTATTTCTAAACGATTTCATTACTAAGTCACGTTGGTTTTGGCTTAAATCGCCGTGTAATGCACCTGCACTATAACCATCTTCAATTAATCGTTCAGCAACTTTTTGAGTATCGTTTTTTGTTCTACAGAAAACCACCGAAAAAATATCAGGATTCGCATCTGCCAAACGTTTTAAAGCATCATAACGGTCTCTTGAATTTACTAAATAATATTCATGAGTTACTTGACTGGTACTTTCATTTTTATTACCCACAGTAATTTCTTGTGGATTTTTCATGAATTTTTTAGCAATCATAGCAACTTCTCTAGGCATGGTTGCAGAAAATAACCAGGTGTTTTTTCCTTCAGGAGAATGCGAAAGAATATCAGTGATATCTTCCTTAAAACCCATGTTTAGCATCTCATCAGCCTCGTCTAAAACAGCATATTGAATTTTAGAAATATCAACCAAACGTCTGCTAATCATATCTTTCATACGTCCAGGTGTAGCCACAATAATTTGCGCACCTTTTTTTACATCTCTAGCTTGGTCTGTTATACTAGAACCACCATAAATTGCCACAACATTAAGTCCTTTACAATACTTACCGTATTGTTTCATTTCATTGGTAATTTGCAAGCAAAGTTCACGTGTTGGTGATAAAATAAGACCTTGTGTGGTTCTGCTATCAATATCAATTTTTTGAAGCATAGGAAAACCAAATGCTGCCGTTTTTCCTGTTCCTGTTTGGGCTAAAGCCACTAAATCGGTTTCAGATTCTAATAAAATTGGGATTGCTTTAATTTGTACATCACTTGGGGTTTCAAAACCTAAATCGGTAATAGCGTGTAACAGGTCTTCATTAAGACCTAAATCTTGGAATGTGTTCATTCTTGTATAAGTATTCGATTGTTTTATGTGGTGTTACATAAGAAGCGAATCGACATACTTAAACCTAAACTTCTAGTAACACATCCTCACTCTGAGGAATTATTTCAAGCGGCAAAGGTAATCAATTATTTGTAATTAACTAATATTGTATTAATTGTTTGGTTTTGGGCGTTTTAACACGCTTTCACTACTCGCTCCCTCCTGTGTCGGGGAGCTCAAACAGACCGTTCAATCGTTAACGCAATAAATTTATTTAATTGTGAACCATATTTATTCTAAAAACTTTACTTTTTCTCCTTGAGAAATAAAAACTAAAGCATCAAAATGTTTGAACCAATTTGTTTTATCTTTTTTTAGTCTAAACATACCTTCGTATTCTCTATCCGCAAAATCAGGGTTTTCTGTAATTAATTGTTTCGAATCAATAAAGTAATTATTTTTTGTTGAAGGTAAAAAGTGAAGTAAATTTTCATTGTCTTTACTGATTTTTTTAATCCATTTGTTTCTTCTATAAGGCATATATATTGTAGAAATAGCTATGTGATATGATATTTCAGGATTCATATTTACAAATTGACCTCCCATTGTTTGTCCTTTCATAAAATCGTATTCATATTTTGCCATATGGGCATTAGCTAACCAAACAATGAATTTTTTGTTTGGCATTGCTTTAACTAAGAAGTCGAGATTTTGTGCCATTTGAGAATCTCTAATAGCAATTCCTTGAGTGTCATTTGCAGATGTAAACATATCAATAGAGCTCCTAAAACTTTTCAAAATTTGATACCAAATTGGATTGGACTGTGTTTTTATGTCTTTTAATATTTTGTCAATATGTTCTATTAAGTAATTTAATTTTATTTCACTGATTTTTTTTGGAAGATCAAATCTACTTTTAACTACAATATCCGAAAGTTGAATGAGTTCGTCATTGTATTCAATATTAGTTTCAGATAAAAAAGCTTCTAGTTTTTTTGAAAAATTATAATAAGCGTATGGAGAAAACATTTGATTATCAAACCCCCAAATGGTTACATTTTTCTCGATTAAAAAATTGAACAGTTCTTGACATTGAACTGAATTGGACCATATGCCTAAAATATTTTCTTTACTATGTTCATAAAACAATGCAAAAAAATCACTTTCAAAAGCAATATCTCTATAGCCTTTATCTAGTACTAAGTATTTGATGAATTCGGTTTTGATTAAAAATTCTGAACCAATATGATGTTCTGATTCTCCTAAAAAAACGACCTTTTTATTATAAAGATTTTTATCTATAATTTCTTTAACCTCTGAGGTAAGTAGATTGCCTATTGAGTCTAACTCATAAATGTTTTTATCAACTTGAGCAAAAATTGTATTCAGTTGAAGTGTTAGTAAAATTATAAATATTTTCATATTAATAGTAATTACGACTTCCTCAAATTCCCAATCCGTTCCAAAAGCGTAGGATGCGAGTAATGCATAAACACATATGCAGGATGCGGCGTTAAATTACTCAAGCTATTTTTTGAAAGTTTCTTTAATGAGGTAATTAGTGGTTCACCTTTATAGGTGTTTTTGGCATAATCATCGGCTTGGTATTCAAATTTTCTGGAAAACAGATTCATAATTAAACCTGTAATTTCCGAAATAGGGGAGTAGAGCAGTCCAAAAGCTATCAACCCAATATGAAAACTTGGAATTTCAACGCCCAAAGCATTTGACAATAGCGGATTTGAAATAAACAACGACAAAATATAAAGCGTTAAACCTGTTAATAAAATAGAAGCAAACAAGTTGAAAATGATATGCTTCTTTTTGTAATGCCCAACTTCGTGTGCTAAAACGGCAACAATTTCTTCATCGTCTAAATCGTTAATCAAGGTGTCGTAAAGTGTCACGCGTTTTTCACTACCAAAACCAGAGAAATAAGCGTTTGCTTTGGTACTACGTTTCGAGCCATCAATTACAAAAATTTTATCAAGCTTAAAACCGACTGTTTGTGCGTATTCTGATATTTTATCTCGTAAACTTCCTGTTTCCAGAGGTGTTTGTTTGTTAAATAAAGGTACAATAAGTTTGGAGTAAAACATATTCATAAACAAAGAAAAAACAGCAACTAATCCCCAAGCATATAGCCAAAAATAATGTCCAGTAGATTGATAAAACCAAATTATTAAAGCTAAAATACCACCACCAACAACGGCCATCATCAGCCAACCTTTTATCTTATCAAGAATGAAGGTTTTAACGGTTGTTTTATTAAATCCGAATTTTTCCTCAATTACAAAGGTGCTGTAATAGGAGAACGGTGTAGTTAGTATATCGCTACCAATCATAATAATTCCGAAGAAAATTAAAGCTATAATAATGGGGTTGTTACTGTAGCTTCTGGCAATGTTGTCAATAAATTCAAATCCATCAAAGAACAAGAAGCCTAAGGTTAAAATAAGTGAAAATGTGGAGGTTAAGATGCCAAATTTATAATTGGTAGCCTTGTAGTTTTGAGATTTTTTATATTCGGTTTCATCATAAACATCTTGCAATTCTTCAGGAAGTGTATCGTTGTAATGTTTAGCGTTTAAAGCATCCAAAATTTTATCAACTATAAAATTGATAATGATGATGGCTATGATGATGTAGAATAAGGTTGTTGATGTCATGTTAATGTTTTTTGTCATTGCGAGACTTTAAAAAGTCGTGGCAATCTGTATTTTATTGGTTGTAATATTTTTTATGAGATTGCTTCGGCGAAAAAAATGCCTCGCAATGACGTTTATTTAAAATCTCGTTGTCTCTTCGCCTCAAAAATAAGAATTCCTGCAGCAACCGATACATTCATAGAATCGATATCGCCTTGCATGGGAATAATAATATTTTGAGTCGCATTATCTAACCAATCATTACTTAAACCTGTTGCTTCGGTACCAACAACAATTGCTGTAGGTTTGGTGTAATCTTGTGTATGATAATTCACCGATGCTTGTAAAGCAGCACAGTAAATAGAAATGTTTTCAGATTTTAAAAACGCAATAATTTCAGTGGTTGTTCCAGTGGCTATTTGATTGGTAAATACACAGCCCACACTAGATCGAATAATGTTTGGGTTGTATAAGTCGGTTTTTGGGTTGGCAATAATAACGGCATCTACATAGGCAGCATCGGCAGTTCTTAAAATGGCTCCAATGTTTCCAGGTTTTTCTAGTGCTTCAGCAACTAAAATCAATGGATTTTTTCTGCTAAATTTTAAATCCTTAATAGCGTGATTTTTAGTTTTGGCAACAGCTAAAACACCTTCTGTGGTATCACGATAAGCTAATTTTTGGTACACATCGGTAGAAACTTCTATGAGGTTTAGTTGTTTTGTTGTTAGGTTGTTGATTTGTTCCTCAGAAATTATTTCAGGGTTAAACAATACGTGTTCCAACTCATAACCGCCTTTTAATGCCAAGGTAATTTCGCGTTCACCTTCAATTAAAAATAAACCGCTTTTTTTTCGTTCGCGCGATTTGTCTTTTAATTGAACCAATTGTCGAATTAATGGGTTTTGTATGCTTGATATAACTTTATTCATTCTAAAAGCAAAAGTAATTTTAATAAGTTTAAATACTGTTCTTTTCAAAATAATTAACCAAAAGCGCCACCACATAGCTGTAGCTCTCCATGCCTTTTGCTTGTTTGTTAGCTTTTAGGTAAGAACTGTATGTTATCTTTAAAAGAGGTTCTA
The genomic region above belongs to Mariniflexile litorale and contains:
- a CDS encoding DUF2490 domain-containing protein, which encodes MNVGMLKDKFISLKILLLFLVSLKGFTQKNIENQHLLWVRYNLKLKISETYQIQQELEERTYWYPWRQHQIVARTHVLRSFGNDWKAGVAFTYSEQSLPNNPNIKSSENVGELRPQIEIYNRQALMLKLDLEHRFWTEFRFFEQSDGAFDFTNVRMRYRLELQYKVDKKVSLKVFDEIHLNIGNKITYNVFDQNRYGGSIQYMPIKDLGVELGYLNWFQQRQSGVDFYNRNIVRFTIHQNINFKAKV
- a CDS encoding inorganic phosphate transporter — translated: MSELFNVLTIPFLLAMFLAVTMGGSGTAPAFSAAYGANVIKQSLIPGLFGVMVLAGALIAGKQVSLTLGNGLLDQSFFTPFNTSIILLSVGLSLLIANLIGVPQSTSQSTVLSIAGAATALDSLNTHKLFFEIIPFWIILPIISFAIMLLLAKWVFPFIKRKHNTYDYTPINQSKGLKVLLVLSSLYVAFSIGANNVANAAAPIASLTANEIGQDSIKNFVPIIILSVLIVAPCFAIGSSLLGHKVTQKTGKEIIEVTPFYGTIIAVIVASLLIIASVTKGIPTSLVQLNGGAFIALSISKKGVKNTFKNKTVRRFFIVWSIAPVFSYLLTYVLINLFK
- a CDS encoding YkgJ family cysteine cluster protein, whose translation is MSIESKVRQIEQLFERLDIEISKFQTETNLHCIAGCGKCCTKPDIDASPLEFLPYAFHLFLNGEAEKTLIELQNTTKTVCHIYQPLSVLNSLDGRCGNYQYRGLICRLFGYASSRDKYGKLRLATCSIIKENQSKNYEEAKEAISQGLYVPIFTDYYMQLNQIDFHLGNTILPINKALKVAIEEVLNYYIYRPLPNGYKNAS
- a CDS encoding DUF3667 domain-containing protein, which codes for MRKVPLRRDKTCLNCNYSVKERYCPNCGQENTESRKSFHHIFGHFFKDFTHYDNAFWRTIYNLLFKPAALSKAYMSGKRLYYLNPIRLYIFISFITFFIISVFPNETAEIKIALNKKTTEESHFPSIDSLHIEARGIDGLTKMGVISQESNDSIKKLLKETNEINSKGIINLGYKDIDELDSLQKSGAKNIKLNSIKNYFLKKWLTVEEEHTEKEIFTKFSESFSHNFPKVLFIYMPIFALILWVFNNKKKYYYFDHAIFTLHYFSFLLIMILVLFFIDKLKPLLNTSPVLGWVHFGLKTLGILFMFYYFFPAHRLFYKDKFFLSFVKSASVYVINLLVFNVILVLFSLFTYLSLE
- a CDS encoding NAD-dependent deacylase, which codes for MKHIVVLTGAGISAESGIKTFRDADGLWEGHDVMEVATPEGFETNPKLVLDFYNQRRKQLFEVEPNSAHFDLAGLETHFKVSIITQNVDDLHERAGSTNVIHLHGELLKSRNIVDAYTFFDCKTDINLGDTCPNGHQLRPHIVWFGEDVPMIENAIEICKTADTLLIIGTSMQVYPAAGLMHYVPKNTPTYFIDPKPAMESKNNITVIAKNATIGMKKVMELLVTQ
- a CDS encoding RNA methyltransferase, translated to MTDLKLLEHLETFLTDSRKGKFTKVLAQRTKHFTVATEDVYQLHNTSAVMRSCDVFGIQEVNIVEEQNSKHIDREIAMGSQKWVDLNRFQTVKDCIADLKQKGYQIVATTPHTNDCELHDFDVTKKSCFFFGRETEGLSEEVLKAADCYLKIPMVGFTESLNISVSAAIILQHVTTKLKQTSINWELTENELLEKRLDWIKKTIKSYDEIVERYYKKESS
- a CDS encoding carboxypeptidase-like regulatory domain-containing protein encodes the protein MKNHLLLFICLFVSATAITQEINSVMGVIVNSSNGEPLENVNIVNLNQVKGTSTNSEGNFQIVAKVNDTLHLSYLGFKSIKVRVTNDWLRFGSSKIELTELALALETVVVNQLKLTGYLEVDIKQVPIINNNYRYSISGLSSGYEAGKSSTITKIIGSIFNPADFLHRMFGKNPNEMRKLKKMKEDDEIRNLLASRFDREMLMALLQVDRIDLDEIVSQCNYTKGFIQTANDLQILDAISECYEEYKVLNRSRR
- a CDS encoding DEAD/DEAH box helicase gives rise to the protein MNTFQDLGLNEDLLHAITDLGFETPSDVQIKAIPILLESETDLVALAQTGTGKTAAFGFPMLQKIDIDSRTTQGLILSPTRELCLQITNEMKQYGKYCKGLNVVAIYGGSSITDQARDVKKGAQIIVATPGRMKDMISRRLVDISKIQYAVLDEADEMLNMGFKEDITDILSHSPEGKNTWLFSATMPREVAMIAKKFMKNPQEITVGNKNESTSQVTHEYYLVNSRDRYDALKRLADANPDIFSVVFCRTKNDTQKVAERLIEDGYSAGALHGDLSQNQRDLVMKSFRNKQIQMLVATDVAARGIDVDDITHVINYQLPDEIETYTHRSGRTGRAGKTGVSMVIVSKSEVRKIKSIERIINKAFEKKDIPNGMAICEVQLMSLANKIHHTEVNHEIDKYLTSINELFEETSKEELIKKFFSVEFSRFFNYYQKSKNLNVSEGDIRDRDSGRDGGRDFGGSSDSTRYFINVGSKDGFDWMQLKDFLKEVLELGRDDVFKVEVKESFSFFNTENELKDKILAFFTDYKHNGRFVNVEVSENRGGGGRRNDRRSGGRRDDRKGSERRSSSRGDSGNRGERRGGDESRPRRSGGDFKSAGSAPNRSARRSGSDSKPSDSGVSRPRRSRR